A section of the Naumovozyma dairenensis CBS 421 chromosome 5, complete genome genome encodes:
- the NDAI0E03460 gene encoding Zn(II)2Cys6 transcription factor (similar to Saccharomyces cerevisiae UPC2 (YDR213W) and ECM22 (YLR228C); ancestral locus Anc_8.423), translating into MIKSESTTMSLNESTLTATSGNSITKPKPKRREKNIELIEVGGKKVSKTSTGKRKFHNKSKNGCDNCKRRRVKCDESKPHCQKCVNMQLHCVYTPPQPRRSKGRNDTTRKTKSMSGMSDSIMTSTDDNEDESATSPRSVTRTSSFSMNSNDNNNDNNNNDNNNNNNNNNNNLNNNQSSDQFVDENDAILTVAEIQRQTIAKLQKQQEEQQKQLQQQLQQLQQLQHLQQLGVQTTHSTSRASNSISSSSFPLPGSPERQQAELLSNNNNVHTALNGPPLSNTNKTSNSLDGLLLPPLMAGLSNSTVQSQQNSLATRQASSNNNIPFDFANSPGFSGMNLSTSINNILSPNKFNQQQQQQQQQQQQTSSSNPLSALFSNGNLPTDALSQLSKMGLNLKSFNMNSTSALASLASIANPAMISSLANLTNLTSNTSNTNSAGFFDFNDLLSNKYNNSPIAQNNTSGNNRAMKASTAEEVLASMQEHQERLTKNTEEKSNSNDGVNKNDANDASNSNIPMTTDSNNNANSINNNNNGNTSANSVTPILSSNPLMMPLNSMSPMTKTNSLDLPPIKQLDSNLNNDPAIITSMDSQRNTGLHTSNDSVSSNSSSSSSSVSSTAEKSSSISKADSTETALIPKLLQLSPKVNLNLIDLKLFHHYCTKVWPTIISAGISGPDVWSTYIPELAFDYPFLMHSLLAFSATHLSRTETGLDNYVSSHRLDALKLLREAVLNISDDNIDALVASALILIMDSLANASSSSPTNVNTMSPSAWIFHVKGAVTILTAVWPLPENSRFFNLINVDLSDLGDVINQENGTISELICFDETIADLYPVEIDSPYLITLAYLDKLHREKNQLDFILRVFAFPALLDKTFLALLMTGDLGAMRIMRSYYKLLRSFTTEIKDKVWFLEGVSQVLPMDVDDYSNGGGMHMMLDFLGGGLPSMTTTNFSEFM; encoded by the coding sequence ATGATAAAAAGTGAATCAACTACAATGTCACTGAATGAATCTACACTGACTGCTACTTCCGGTAACTCAATTACAAAACCGAAACCaaagagaagagaaaagaatatcGAGTTGATTGAAGTTGGGGGTAAAAAGGTTAGCAAAACTTCTACAggtaaaagaaaatttcataATAAATCCAAGAATGGTTGTGACAACtgtaaaagaagaagggtGAAATGTGATGAATCAAAACCACATTGCCAAAAATGTGTCAATATGCAATTACATTGTGTTTATACACCACCTCAACCAAGGAGATCTAAAGGGAGAAATGATACTACTCGTAAAACTAAGAGTATGTCTGGAATGAGCGATAGTATAATGACATCAAcggatgataatgaagacGAATCAGCCACATCTCCTCGTTCGGTTACAAGAACCAgttcattttcaatgaatagcaacgataataataatgataataataataatgataataataataataataataataataataataatctcaATAACAACCAATCCTCCGACCAATTTGtcgatgaaaatgatgcAATTTTGACCGTGGCGGAAATCCAACGGCAAACTATTGCTAAACTACAGAAACAACAAGAGGAGCAACAGAAGCAgctacaacaacaattgcAACAGTTGCAACAGCTACAGCATCTGCAGCAATTAGGTGTTCAAACCACACACTCTACTAGCCGTGCATCCAATAgtatttcttcttccagCTTCCCATTACCAGGATCACCGGAAAGACAACAAGCTGAACTTCTAtctaataacaacaacgtCCATACTGCTCTAAATGGTCCGCCTTTGTCTAATACTAATAAAACAAGTAATAGTCTGGATGGATTATTACTACCGCCCTTAATGGCTGGTTTATCAAATTCTACAGTCCAATCGCAACAAAATAGCTTGGCTACAAGGCAAGCTTCatcgaataataatataccatTTGATTTCGCTAACAGCCCAGGTTTTTCTGGTATGAATTTATCAACTAGtataaacaatatattgagtccaaacaaatttaaccaacagcaacaacaacagcagcagcagcaacagcaaACATCCTCCTCGAATCCATTATCAGCTTTGTTTTCCAACGGAAATCTTCCAACGGATGCTTTATCTCAATTGTCAAAAATGggtttgaatttaaaatctttcaatatgAATTCCACTTCAGCTTTGGCTTCTTTAGCGTCCATAGCAAATCCAGcaatgatttcttctttggcAAACCTAACGAATCTAACCTCAAATACTTCCAATACTAACTCTGCAGGgttttttgattttaatgatttgttatcaaataaatataataacagCCCTATCGCCCAGAACAATACCAGTGGTAATAATAGAGCTATGAAAGCATCCACTGCAGAAGAAGTACTAGCAAGTATGCAAGAGCATCAAGAACGTTTAACAAAAAATACAGAAGAGAAATCCAATAGCAATGATGGTGTCAATAAAAATGACGCAAATGATGCGtccaattcaaatattccGATGACAACAGATAGCAACAACAATGCTAATAGtattaacaataacaataatggtaatacTAGTGCAAATAGCGTAACTCCTATCTTATCAAGCAATCCATTAATGATGCCATTGAATTCTATGAGCCCAATGACAAAGACGAATTCCCTAGATTTACCACCAATTAAACAATTAGATtctaatttaaataatgatccTGCTATCATAACGTCAATGGATTCTCAAAGAAATACAGGGTTACATACATCTAACGATTCAGTATCGTCGAACTCGtcctcttcatcatcatctgtATCGTCAACTGCTGAAAAATCTTCATCTATTTCGAAAGCTGATTCCACAGAAACTGCCCTGATACCAAAATTACTGCAATTATCTCCAAAAGTTAACTTAAATCTAATAGACTTGAAATTGTTTCACCATTATTGTACAAAAGTGTGGCCAACAATCATATCGGCAGGTATATCGGGCCCCGATGTTTGGAGCACATATATCCCAGAATTAGCCTTTGATTATCCATTCTTAATGCATTCTCTCCTAGCTTTCAGTGCAACGCATCTTTCTAGAACGGAAACAGGCTTAGATAATTATGTTTCATCTCATCGTTTGGATgcattgaaattattaaggGAGGCAGTCCTAAATATATCAGATGACAACATTGATGCTCTCGTTGCATCAGCattaattttgattatGGATTCATTAGCCAATGCTTCATCGTCAAGTCCAACAAATGTGAATACTATGTCCCCTTCAGCTTGGATTTTTCATGTAAAAGGTGCAGTTACTATCCTAACTGCAGTATGGCCATTACCTGaaaattcaagattttttaatttgattaatgTCGATTTAAGTGATTTGGGTGATGTTATTAATCAAGAAAATGGGACGATTTCAGAATTAATATGTTTTGATGAAACAATTGCAGATTTATATCCAGTAGAAATTGATTCTCCATATTTGATCACTTTGGCGTATTTGGATAAATTACATAGAGAGAAGAATCAATTAGACTTTATCTTGAGAGTTTTTGCATTCCCTGCTTTATTAGATAAAACTTTCTTAGCATTACTGATGACAGGAGATTTAGGGGCAATGAGAATAATGAGAAGTTACTATAAATTGTTAAGAAGTTTTACAaca